The nucleotide window GCCAGCGCTCGTCCGCGGCTCGCTAATGCCGCACACCTGCGCACCTTCCGGGCCGAATACGGGAAGAAGGCCCGCGCCGGTCTGCTGCTGCACACCGGCAATACGCTCGAATGGCTGGCGCCGGACGTACTGGCCGCCCCGTGGTGGAGGGTGCTTTGATGCTGACCAAATTAGTCGCGCGCAACTTCAAGCTCTTTGACGCCGTCGAGATCGAACTCGGCGATCGTGTGGTCCTTGTGGGCCCGAACAACTCGGGCAAGACTTCGGCGCTACAGGCACTCGCCCTTTGGAGCATCGGCGTACGTCGCTGGCTGGAGAAGCGCGGTGACGGTAACGTGCCCAAGGAACGCGCAGGTGTAACAATCAACCGACGTGACCTCATCGCGGTTCCGGTTCCTGCGGCGAATTTGCTGTGGCGCGATTTGCATGTTCGGGAAGGTTACCGGGAGGTAAATAGGACAAAGACCCGAAACGTTCTGATCGAAATCGAGGTGCACGGCATCGATGACGGCAAGGCATGGACAGCGTCAATCGAGTTCGACTACGCCAACGAGGAATCCTTCTATTGCCGGTCCCCACTCGGGGCTGATGGACATCGACGCGTTGTTCCCGGTGTGGCGGGCAAGGTCAAACTTGCCTACTTGCCACCAATGTCAGGACTCGCGGCGAACGAGACTCGCCTCGACGAGGGCGCCCTCGACGTTCGCATCGGTGAGGGTCGGACCGCAGAAGTCCTGCGTAACCTGTGCTGGCGCGCCTACCAACGCGACGAACCACAATGGAGAGAGATCGGCGCCAAGATGAAGAAGCTCTTCGGAGTAACGCTCAACGAACCCCGCTACGTCAAGGAGCGCGGAGAGATCGTAATGTCGTACTCCGTCGGCTCCACCGAACTCGATCTTTCCGCAAGCGGGCGCGGCCAGCAGCAGACACTACTCCTCCTTGCTCACATGGCGGCAAATCCCGGCTCCGTTCTCCTCCTTGACGAGCCCGACGCGCACCTCGAAATCCTTCGCCAACGGCAGATCTACCAAGTCCTGACGGAGACCGCGGTTGAGACGCACAGCCAGATTCTGGCGGCCAGTCACTCCGAGGTGATCCTGAACGAGGCGGCCGACCGCGACACGGTTGTCGCCTTCGTCGGCAAGCCGCACCGCATCGACGATCGCGGAAGCCATGTACTCAAGGCGCTGAAAGAGATCGGCTTCGAGCACTACCTCCAAGCGGAGGAAAAAGGCTGGGTTCTATATCTCGAAGGCGCCACAGATCTCGCGATCTTGCGAGAGCTGGCACGCTGTCTGAATCACCCAGCGCAAGCGGCGCTCGACAGCCCATATGTGCATTACGTGGCAAACCAACCACGCAAGGCACAGGAGCACTTCTATGGCTTGCGCGAGGCCAAACCAGACCTCGGGGGAGTTGCGCTCTACGACCGACTCGCTGCCGGGCCACCGGCGGATCCGAATCTCGATCAACTGGTATGGAAGCGGCGCGAGATCGAGA belongs to Betaproteobacteria bacterium and includes:
- a CDS encoding AAA family ATPase — its product is MLTKLVARNFKLFDAVEIELGDRVVLVGPNNSGKTSALQALALWSIGVRRWLEKRGDGNVPKERAGVTINRRDLIAVPVPAANLLWRDLHVREGYREVNRTKTRNVLIEIEVHGIDDGKAWTASIEFDYANEESFYCRSPLGADGHRRVVPGVAGKVKLAYLPPMSGLAANETRLDEGALDVRIGEGRTAEVLRNLCWRAYQRDEPQWREIGAKMKKLFGVTLNEPRYVKERGEIVMSYSVGSTELDLSASGRGQQQTLLLLAHMAANPGSVLLLDEPDAHLEILRQRQIYQVLTETAVETHSQILAASHSEVILNEAADRDTVVAFVGKPHRIDDRGSHVLKALKEIGFEHYLQAEEKGWVLYLEGATDLAILRELARCLNHPAQAALDSPYVHYVANQPRKAQEHFYGLREAKPDLGGVALYDRLAAGPPADPNLDQLVWKRREIENYICQRTTLLAYAAARGRSEQGELFADHWRKTMDEAITEITAALAALGKSDPWQGDLKASDEFLDPLFAKFYEKLGLLNLMRKTDYHTLAPYVPEGELDPEIRDKLDRIAKVAAQAKPAEEAIDGSS